The genomic interval CTCCGTCTCCCCCTGTGTCGCTGCCCGATACCTTTGCTTCCATTTAGAACTCACTTATCTGCCCGCATTGCACCGACCCgtcttccgctgctgcccctcccctcaagCGCCCCACCAACCCACtcacttccccccccctcacacagCAACCCGACGCTCTCCCGGTCACTCAACAAGCACGCCTCGGTTCACCAGAGGCACACGCTGTGCAgcgaggagcaggagagcGCAGAGGAACACAACACGAGGAGAAAATGAAAGGAGCGAGGAGGGCAACTGCAAAGTTCGAGTCACGCACCCGCATGGCATCGTGTTACACGCAAACCGACGCAACCAGTCACGAGTACATAGATGACGaagacgtgtgtgtgcgtgtgtgcgtgtgtgtgtgcgtaccGGAGGTAGCTGCTGCACATCATTAATGAACACTCTCGCGCATATCCTGTGCCTCTGCTTGGCTGTGATGTCACGCCTCCTCACTCCACCAACCGacccactcacacacacacacacacgcttcaCAACGGGGCCAGATTCATGTTCTTCAGCATCGTCAACATCAGAGAACAGAGACGAGGCGCGGCGGGAAACCCtgggaaggggaggaaggagggacgGCAAGCGActtgggggagggagaggggggggagctACATCGGCAGGGATGTGGGAGTGAGGCAGGCAGAGAAAGGGCAAAGGGGGGTTGTATGGGTGCGAGTGAAAAAGTCGAACGTCACTACTCTCTACCCCCACCGTCCGCTCCCGCTGCCAGGCGCACGAGATCTGCTGTGAGACCTCCCTCACCACACGAAGAGCTTATCACCACGCCATAGGCGCGCACGTGAAGCGCACCCGTAGGGGTGTTTGATGGCGctcacacacaaacacacacttGCCGCCAGCATCATCGGTCGCCGTGGTCGTCGCCACCTGCGCAGAGAGTTGTGGGTGTCTGCAGGCGCTCTTACTCGTCGTGGTGCTTTGCCAGTCTTTCTCGGCTGCATCATCACAGGACACCCCCAACGTACATGTTCGTTTCTGCGTCCCACATGTTTTGCACGAGATGCGGCTCCCTCGCCGCCCGCCGCGACACGTCCCGCCAGTTCCGCACATCCGACGTGGCCTTGGCAAAGTAGTGAAGCAGTTGGGACTCCATTGTCGATGGGGAGGCGTTGGCGTCGAGTAGGCCCACAAATGTGGCCGAGGCTCGCTGGAAGAGCGGCACGACGCGCGTGGCGAAGAGGGTAGCTGCTTTTGCGCAGTTTGTCTCGGGGCGGATGGGGTTCACAATGTAGAGGTCATCGGCTGGTGGCTTGGTGAACGTCTTCTGCTGCACGTAGTCGATCCCGAGGCGGCGGAAATCAAACTCGGTGCCGTAGTACTTGAGGAAGCCGGCAAGAAGGGCGCCAAtgctccgctgcagctccgccgagAAGCgggtgcgcacgcactgctgcaggtACCAGAGAACGAGCAGTGAGATCGGGAAGGAGCCGAGGCCGCCCATGCTTGGTTCGTCGAGGCCGCAGCTGTTCATCAGCGCCTTCACGAGCACGATCAACGGTCGCGCCATCTCGTTGCCTGGTTCGCAGAGCAGCTTGCACAGGTAGTTGGAAGACACGCAGCCGCTCTGTTCGAACGACAGATCCACCTTTACGTCatcgcgacggtggcggcactTCACTATTGGCACCTTCGCGTGGGCAATCGAGGTTACGTGGGTGAAACTCTGGCTCTTCCGCATGCGCTCCGCCACGATCCGAACAGCCGTCGAGAGGGGCCTCTTGAGACTCTTCGGAGGCACGGAgccggcggccgcggagGCGATTGTAAGCATCGCGCAGGACAAGCTCTCCGACATGGCACTAGCGATGTGCTCATCGCTGCTGAGCATGAGGACGCAGTCCACGTCACTTGCCGGTATCACGAGCCCGGTGCAGAGGCTGCCGTATATCTGGATATCCATGCCGGCTCGCTGCATCGTCGTACGGATGTCATCGATGACGCGCAGCTTCGTCTCGCGATCCTCGGACGTAGGGGAGAGACAGTAGAGGAGCTCGATCAGCTTCGCGTCGAAGGCAAGGATGCATctggcgagagaggaggggggcagcagcgactggACAATGTGAGATGAAATCCCCAGCGAGGATGACAAG from Leishmania major strain Friedlin complete genome, chromosome 26 carries:
- a CDS encoding DNA polymerase sigma-like protein, encoding MANKLFPHPAGHDAGKAMNERHPRSSHNGHSAVYSSRTHGAPRPQDNRHLGSRRRRSGGSSADDEDGHCSAGSGARRPRTETGSVLVAAASGPSPVLSSSLGISSHIVQSLLPPSSLARCILAFDAKLIELLYCLSPTSEDRETKLRVIDDIRTTMQRAGMDIQIYGSLCTGLVIPASDVDCVLMLSSDEHIASAMSESLSCAMLTIASAAAGSVPPKSLKRPLSTAVRIVAERMRKSQSFTHVTSIAHAKVPIVKCRHRRDDVKVDLSFEQSGCVSSNYLCKLLCEPGNEMARPLIVLVKALMNSCGLDEPSMGGLGSFPISLLVLWYLQQCVRTRFSAELQRSIGALLAGFLKYYGTEFDFRRLGIDYVQQKTFTKPPADDLYIVNPIRPETNCAKAATLFATRVVPLFQRASATFVGLLDANASPSTMESQLLHYFAKATSDVRNWRDVSRRAAREPHLVQNMWDAETNMYVGGVL